In Besnoitia besnoiti strain Bb-Ger1 chromosome I, whole genome shotgun sequence, the genomic window AAACTATTCACAGATTCCTCCACAGACGCACTAGAAATAGTCGGGTGAGTGTTTTTAGACGAACTGTGTGAGTCTTTCGCCGTCAGCGAACAACTTGCATGCTTGAGTCTTTTTCCCGTCCGGAAAACGACTTGGAAGTATGCGAGCATAGTTGCATTCAGACGGCCCtgaagcgagagaagacacaCGGCGCTGCCAGGTCTTCTGTCTCGATTCAATAAGAAGCGTTAGCGGAGTCGGCTACGAGCATGTCCAGAAGTGTTTCCTCAGTGCTGTGCTGCGGCTTTTCAACTTTAGAacttcgtctttcttctccgtgAACCGCCTAGCCCCTGTTGTCTTGCCGCAGCGAACCTTCTACGGGGGGAACTACTAGCAATCGAGAAAGGTCTCAGCTCTCGGTTTCCGTTCTCACGAACTGCTTTTCCCacctcttctcgccgtcgtttttgcttctctccccgtcgttctgctgcctccatcgcctcctcttcgaaaGGTCGGTTTCTTGATTCTTGTTCTCTGAACTTTCTTCTTGAAGGCCGGTGGCCCGGCAGAGTCTGGGGGTCCGgcagtgtatgtacacaAGGCAGGTTTCTCGGGGCctccttcttcatcttccctGCAGTCATTCTTTGCCCCAACATCTCGGATTTTTCACTTTGTTTTCGTCGTCTGGTGTGTGTCTCCTTCCCATTGTCTCTCCTTACCTCTCGCATTCGGTCGGTACACCGCAGGAGGACCGCGGTTGAGTCGCGTTAAAAAATCTATTTTCGCCAGTTTTCCTGTTGTCTTCGCTTCGCAGTTGTTTTTTGTTTGCCTCTGCGAACCTGGGACTCCTGCCTCTACGCACACGGCTTCTTTCACTCTTCTGCCTTTGTTTTCACGTTGGTTCACGCTGCTGCGGGtgtcgctgccttcctcgatcttccgtttcctctcccttcttGCCTCTGCATCACATGCCCTActcccgcgtcgcctgcctctgccaTAGTCATAAGCTGCCTCTTTCTgctctcgcgcggaggcagccgtCCACTGCGTCCAGcgtcgaggccgccagccgcctctcgcccgcgacaggtctctcggcgtcgtcttcccaCCGTTGCCGCTtgttccgcgcgccgcttggctcgcgtcgcggccgccccccctcACCCGGCCCCTGAACCCGCCCAccttctcgccgcccgtCCCTTGGCGTACCTCTGTCCTGTTCTGCTCCGCTGCGGCTTTTCCCTTCACTCTTTGAAAATGAGTCGCTGGTTCCGGGGACGCTCGTCGGGGGCCATgacggccggcgccggctcGAGCGTGTACCAGAACGTGAAGGCTGGGCTTCAGGAGCTCTACCGCTCGGTGCTGCTTCCTCTGGAGCAGGACTTCAAGTTTCACCAgttcttctcgccgctgctcacGGACGGAGACTTCGCCGCGAAGCCCATGGTGATGCTCATTGGTCAGTACAGCACAGGAAAGGTAAGAAGCAGGGCCGGGCGAGCTCAACGGCTCGAGGGAagcgcgtcgagcgccgaTGTCCCATTGTGTCGCACTTCGCGTGAATTTTCAGGGCTCCTATGAGGTTGCCCCGTTTGCAGTTTGCAGCGTGCGAGCCGCGGGCAGTCCCCGcacgcgtctcccgcgtttcttccgcgcgattcctccgctgctgtgcgttccgcgtttttttcgcctcCTGCAGACTTCTTTCATTCAGCACTTGCTCGAGCGCGACTACCCTGGCTTGCGCATCGGACCCGAGCCCACGACAGACCGCTTCGTCGCGGTGATGGAAAACGAGACTGAACAAGTAAGCGACTGCGGGCAGCGCGCAGTCAATTTGGGGTTCTGCGAGGGCAAggggagagagcgaacgTGTCTGGGAGGTTTCTGGCTCGATCCCAGAGTGGCCTATGATTCCTAGATATTTCTGTTAAATATAAAAATATAAACGTTGTATAACCACTGTATCAAGTAAAAAGGTTTGGACAACGCTTCGAGGCGGTTTTTTTTTCTAAGTAATTTTCTAACCCGAAAGTTGACGACGCGTCGTGGAAGTCAGATTTGCTCGTGGACTCGCGCACCCCTGGCTCgcgtcgagcgaggcggctggactctctgcgtgtctcgtGTCTGCGGGGGTGTCTGATATCTTTCCTTTCTGCAGGTGGTGCCAGGGAACGCCGCGGTCGTGGATCCCACGAAGCCCTTCAGTCAGCTTTCGAACTTCGGTAACAactttcttctccgcttcgaGTGCTCCATGCTCCCCTGCGTCATTCTCAACGTAAGCGCCTCagagcgaagcagaaggaatgcgcgggagcgacgagaggaggcgcgccgaaaacccgaggacggagacggaggcctcgctgccgcgtcaAGCGCTGAAgacccgcagccgcgcttgagaccgcgcgaggaggcttGTGCGGTCATGAAGAGAACTCTCTTTCTGCACGTTTTTTAGGGAATCACGCTGATTGACACGCCCGGCGTCCTGAGCGGCAACAAGCAGACCAGCCGCGGCTACGACTTCGAGGGCGTCATCCAGTGGTTCGCCGAGCGGGTTGACCTCATTCTTCTCATTTTTGACGCGCACAAACTCGACATCTCCGATGAGTTCCGCAGATGCATCACCGTgagtcgcgcggcgagagacggGTTTTCCTATTTCTCTTGACTTTCCAACCTTTTTCTCCTCATCCCGGCTGTCGACGACATTGTCGCGCGCAAGGCGCTGCGGTGCACGTTTTCGCGCGGTGCCGCAGTCTGTGCGTTCTCTCACTTTGAACTGCGCGTGACcggcttctgcaggcgctccgCGGCAACGACACCAAGATTCGCATCATCCTCAACAAGGCCGACATGGTTTCTTACCAGCAGCTGATGCGCGTCTACGGCGCTCTCATGTGGTCGTTGGGCAAGGTGCGTTCGCGGCAggcgaaaaacagagaaataCGAGAAAAGCAGCCTCGCGAGGGGGACGTGGACAGCGGAAAAATTGCGAGAAgagaaccctaaaccctagagAGGACAGCGAACGGCGCGGGTGATGAATGCCACTCGAGAGAAAAGCTGAGCGAACTGGACATCGCAGGGCGCAAGACGGGAAGGCGAGATAGAGCCGGGACTCGCGAAAAATTTATAAAAAAGAACTAGGAAAGTCAGttgagagagaggcaaggcCCAGAggtggaggccgccggcaAGTCTGCGCTGGTGTCCATTTTTCAATTTTTTGTTCTCTTTTCTGTAGTTTTTGTCGCAAGCGAATCTAACTTGAACTTTGGGGTGATGCGTTCAGGTTATCCCCTCGCCGgaagtcgcgcgcgtctACATCGGCTCCTTCTGGAATCAGCCTCTGCAGAACGACGAAAACAGAAAGCTCTTTGAAGCTGAGGTAGGactggaagaagaaagcttgtcgcgggcgagaagacgaaatTTTTGTTGCCTCTGCGTTCCTCTGCGGGTGCCCGTGTTTATGTGAGTCGTCGTCTTGCCTGTCGGTGGTGCGACATCTTCAGTCGATGGCGTGTGTGCTGCAGATGTAGCTGGTTCGTTACGGTTCAGGGGTTTAGCTAGAAAGATCCGGTTTTTCTCAACGGGTTGGGCGATATCCTTTTATCTCCGCAGTAAAGGGGCTCTCGCGTGGACGTCTCTTCGTGCTTCTGCTCGTGTGTCCGGTGTCTGGTGTGGCCTCTCCCGCCAtatttctcttctctcgtttcGTTGTTGTGGTccctcgcgcaggcgaacgACTTGTACGCCGACATCGCGCGGCTCcctcgcgacgcggcgaTTCGCAAAGTGAACGATTTCATCAAGAGAGCGAGGCTTGCGAAGGTAATGCTCATTTTTTTGACTTTTTGCCTTCTAATGCTCATTTTTCTCGATTTTTCACTTTTTCTCGGCGCTCTGCGCATTTCC contains:
- a CDS encoding sarcalumenin/eps15 family protein (encoded by transcript BESB_010020); the encoded protein is MSRWFRGRSSGAMTAGAGSSVYQNVKAGLQELYRSVLLPLEQDFKFHQFFSPLLTDGDFAAKPMVMLIGQYSTGKTSFIQHLLERDYPGLRIGPEPTTDRFVAVMENETEQVVPGNAAVVDPTKPFSQLSNFGNNFLLRFECSMLPCVILNGITLIDTPGVLSGNKQTSRGYDFEGVIQWFAERVDLILLIFDAHKLDISDEFRRCITALRGNDTKIRIILNKADMVSYQQLMRVYGALMWSLGKVIPSPEVARVYIGSFWNQPLQNDENRKLFEAEANDLYADIARLPRDAAIRKVNDFIKRARLAKVHAYLLTNLRKQLPMWGKEAKKKQLLNQLQQVYQQVSTDFAIPLGDFPPISLMQEKLAAFDWNRIPKLDSKRIEALDLMIKTQIPQLMALIPAEEAQAAQQPSDGSVVETKASPFLSLKSRNAGSVWMLDKFLNQPVDVERYRADFESLGPDTCGRINGTQAKADLVKSKLPSAVLHRVWNLADITRDGYLDLYEYALARRFIEMKLEGFELPASLPEALLPSFDPHGASVDTSPSLLNDREASFQRESCSATHDSLSRRGSAAGWSPARGPRADAGNPLGD